A genomic region of Alistipes megaguti contains the following coding sequences:
- a CDS encoding DUF4465 domain-containing protein: MKKNFRFLAMAVVAMAAAVFTGCSSDDDFLAPYEESAIQTRAISSTNALIDFDNVPSSVMASDQYGNNLYSATANGKQVTTGYITQIGQTGTYIQFPINYLEQEWVSGQPWEYEFWNGGFAISNFHNLTQGDYQNQCSVYWPNGGHSGKNFAVAFGYSDSYNDSQATYDKCAKIYLTDATGYRVVTTNTPVKGTPKYGKFNSVWVCNTTYTYLVMKDGNSFTQGSLSAQKGWFKVVFVALDATGKPTGKEVEYYLANFDSSKDAESGLTNKIRTGWNQVDLSGLGDSVCTVAINFEGSDSSAYGLNTPAYVAIDDIDVTVNE, translated from the coding sequence ATGAAAAAGAATTTTAGATTCTTGGCAATGGCTGTTGTAGCAATGGCCGCCGCAGTGTTCACGGGATGTTCATCCGACGATGACTTCCTTGCTCCGTATGAGGAGAGTGCGATTCAAACCCGCGCGATAAGTTCTACCAATGCGCTTATCGATTTTGATAACGTACCTTCCAGCGTAATGGCTTCTGACCAGTATGGAAACAATCTCTATTCTGCCACGGCCAACGGCAAGCAGGTAACGACCGGCTACATCACTCAAATCGGGCAAACCGGTACGTACATTCAGTTCCCGATTAACTATTTGGAACAAGAATGGGTAAGCGGACAGCCTTGGGAATATGAATTTTGGAATGGTGGTTTTGCCATCTCTAATTTCCATAATCTGACACAGGGGGATTATCAAAACCAATGTAGCGTGTACTGGCCCAACGGCGGTCATAGCGGTAAAAATTTTGCTGTAGCTTTCGGTTATAGCGATTCATACAATGATTCACAAGCAACCTATGACAAATGTGCGAAGATTTACCTGACCGATGCAACCGGCTACAGAGTCGTTACCACAAACACTCCTGTCAAGGGTACACCGAAATATGGTAAATTCAACAGCGTATGGGTTTGTAATACGACTTATACCTACTTAGTCATGAAGGATGGCAACTCGTTTACACAAGGCTCTTTGTCGGCACAAAAAGGATGGTTTAAGGTGGTATTTGTTGCGTTGGATGCGACGGGTAAACCTACAGGTAAGGAAGTAGAATACTATTTGGCAAACTTCGATTCCAGTAAAGATGCAGAATCAGGTTTGACCAATAAAATCCGTACCGGATGGAATCAAGTGGATTTAAGCGGTTTAGGTGACAGCGTATGTACTGTAGCTATCAATTTCGAAGGAAGCGATTCAAGCGCATACGGATTGAACACTCCTGCTTACGTTGCTATAGACGATATTGATGTAACCGTAAACGAATAA